The Arachis ipaensis cultivar K30076 chromosome B03, Araip1.1, whole genome shotgun sequence region ATAATATTGCCATTACATGTAATGATTGTAAAGGCCAAAAGAGATAGAAAGTAAACAATAGAACTAGAAGAGCTAAGGTAGGAATGAATTAATGTGAAATAACCCCTTCCCCAGTTATAGAATTATACTGGGAATGCAGGAAATTATAGAGCAGAAAAACACTATGCAGAAAATTATAGAGCAGAAAAACACTATGCAGGAAATTACATGTATAAGCAGAACATCTTTAAGACAGACAACAAAAGCAGAGAAAAGAACAAATTATTAATGAAGTGGAGTTTTCAGATTCCATAAATGTCTGAGAGGGGAAAACCTCTTAAAAATCATGAGTTTTACACCAAATAGAGGCCAAATACACCAATTAGTGGCACAGATAGCACACTACTGCAAAGATTTTGCTTCCTTCCTCCTCCCAAAACCAACTTACCTAGTCAACAAGAGCTGCTCCAGAGATCTAGAACACCCAACACATAAATATATAGAATTAGCCATAAAATAAATATTCAACTGATTCTAAACTAGTACTTATATTTAATATTTCCATTTCACAATGCATAACACACAATCCTAAATCAAATGAAGAAGGATCTCTTGTAAAAAGCATCAGCATAGTCTCTACATTAAAATAAAGCAAATCATGAATGTCTCATATCGTACTGCTAAAAATCAACGCTGTATATTCAAATATATGTTACTGTTATCTGAAAAAAAGGCCACTTTGTAATTGAAGTGTTATAAAACAATTGTGATATCCAAAAAATAACCAATCATGTTTTATAATTCACAGACAAAATGTTATTACATGAAAAATCTAATGTATGATAATTTCTTTCAATTTAAGAGTATTAAACTTTTGCAATTTCCAACCCAAAAAATACATTAACATATTCCCTAAACCCATCATCATTAGCCAAAAAATAAGATTCTCTAATCTTGTGAAAGGTGTGGCAGGTGAGCAAGCTATCAGACCCGGCCTGATGGCACTTCCCAGCAACTCGGTCTACGTGAAGTGAGTCAGCCACCTTTTCCAAACCGCCATAGAGGCCATTGCAGAACCTTATCACATGCTTCACATcgtaagtatttcccccaaacagCTCTTTCACAAGCTCCAAGAACTCCTCCAAGCACGTCGGAAGGACACCCCAGTTCAGAATCTTCACCAAATATCCAATATCATAAGCACCATGGAATGTGACCCATGTCAGTGCTTTGTTGAACAGCAGCCCAGATGCTGCTGCCAATTTCGCAAAATGCACCGAAGAAACTCCGGCCACTGCATTGCATGCAAAGTCGATGCCCTGGCTGCGTAGGAGTGCCACAGAGTCCTTTGCGTGAATGTCACGCGTGAGGTTGAAGTCTCGGAAATTGAACTGCCAGATGTAGTGAGTTCTGTTGTTGGTTCCTAGGTCAGGGAGGTTGCCGTGCTCATCGGGGAGAGTGAGTCCAAGCTGGATGATTTTGAGCGCGTCCACATTGGCCTTCATGACTTGGTAAGTTTCCTCTGGAACAAGATTCCGGTAGTTTTTGTTGCGGGGCAGGATGACTACACCCGGGAATTCAGTGTTTGGCAGCCCACACTTGCCTGATCACAACCGAACTATTGGGACTGGGCTCTAAAAGCGGCAGTCGTTCCACAAACCTCGGCTGAGCAGCGCCATAAAAGGGCggaaaaccaacaaccatgggcGGTGTCATAAGAAAAACTCTAGGTGGTTGTTGAAGTTGTTCTCGCTCATCATCGATCTTCGTCATTGTTGTATATATAGTCGTCATACTCTATCTAACTGAACCCTGGAAAGCAACTCTGTTAACTTCTTAGAAactgagaaaaaaaaatagaacaaaagaATGATTGTTGATCAcgtaagaagaatagaagaggaaACCAAGATTTTATAAACTAACCGTTTGTTCGACAATATAACAAGCACTAAGAAGATAATATACAGATGGCTAAGACTTTTTGTTGGACAATACAGTATGAAAGAATCAAGGAGACCTACGAGGATTACCAAATCTGAAAGACTTTATATCATTGAAGTTTCTTAAAGAAGCAGAAGTTCCAAGAATAAGGAGTCAGGTTCCATTAAAacttaaaagaaacaaaaaaaagtaaGTAGTCTTAATTAAGTAGAAGCTGTCAAGTTATAGTCGTGAATTTTAGAATGCACGTTATAACACTAAGACACTAAATTCCTAGTAAATTTAGGATTTTCACTTACATAGTATTGCaaaattgattttaaattaaaatattttttgtttgaaataaaGAATATATCACATAATATCTTCACAGTATCTTTTGAATATATAATAGCGTGTCAGTATCTTTAGAATACAGAAGAGTATCAAATATCATCTAGAAATAGTTTTGATTATATGATTATTTCCTTATTTAACTAGGAATAGGGTTTTACCGTTATTGTACAATTATATGAAAAAATTACATTATTGAGTGACTCGTTCTTTTTAAATATATGAATAAACAGATTACTATTTCATCATCTTGTCTAAAGTTTGTTCTTCATATTATGGTCAGGCAAAGGATGATGCCAAGAGAAGTGCTTCAGTGCACTCCAGGGGTTCTAAAGGTCTGGTTATCATTTTCACTCTGCCATCCTTTTTCAATCTGATGGAAGAGGCTCTTGTAACCAAATGATACTCATATATCTAAATCACAGCAATACATAATatataaactaaaaaaataagcaataaaattttaaaaattaaataaaaatatgcatataataataatatttttaatttgaattatattaccttgtttattttattttttgtagaacAGAAAGGTAGAGAAtaatagagaatgagagaaaagagagagaatgataaataagaagaatgagaggagggtttattaattttggaaagaaaaattttattttaattgtaataaaaaaatatatagtgATGCATTTTAATTTgtcaaattattaatataaattatatacaGAGTGGAAAggatagagagaaatagaaaaaaaaaagaggtagaTAAGAGAATGTAGGAAGggaatttattaattttagagaaaaatatttcttcccaattttaataagagagtgtcatatGATACATTTTGGAGTCGGTGAAGGAATGAGAGAGATAGAAAAAGCGAGAGGGAGGAGGagagaattttttaattttggaggaaaagatttgatttcaattgtaagagtgacatgtgacacattttaattgtaaaattagtaatataactAGTATATGTTCCTGTGTCTTGCAcgggataatacataaaattatataaaaaaattttgttaaaatttaaataaaaaacatctatagtaattattattataaatattctacaacttaaaaatattaaaaataattaatatttattttaatcaatttagATTGAGTGAATGGTCATCTCATTTGTCCGTTTAAGCAAGTATTTAGAGTTCGAATCTCGCCTTGTGTGTATAACAATCCATTAGTTAGCGAcagacccttaataaatagagcatcAATATGTGGTGGATTAGTCATCGACTTGTCGAGTTAGGAAATCCgtagaaaaaaattgtatttgtctttaaaatagattaattttccATTAATAGCAATACTTATGGTCTTTTGTTTTGTTGAAATTTACTTGggacaattttatttgttggtagcatattcattcttgaagtcaaaacaatatgatcagcattgttacttgttaaaacttcacattttatgaaatgatttctaaatttttaaattcataaacttatgtcattacaaaagttattagatcgaTCGATTAATATTTATTGGTAACATAGTGTACTTCACACCATCGTTAAGTATTAGTTAGTGTGAAGAGAAACCAAtaacaacttttgttattcaatatataatttattctattgaaaaataacataatattttctaaacttgtaaatatattttttctaatttcttacactattttattttacaatatatatgatgtacaaagtaatttcttatcttaaaattaattctggttagtgagataaaatttaaaatatttttttattttcttactcaaatttaaatttaaatttaaatttgattaacaactcatttttttaatttcaataaaaaaataaattagttcGATACAAAATATTGagcatttaataatttcaatcatttaaattttaattaccaaaaattgaattaaaaattaattataaacttaataatcgataatatatatatatattctatttaaaaattaattacaaaCTTAATAAtcgataatatatattatatattagtacgtaaataataatatccaatgtattaattatttatttttttgatagaATTAATGTATAATCTATTGAGGATTGATTTATTATccaaaatttttttcataaactTTGAAATATGTGAAAATAGTGATcttattttctattattatttaacaaattcttcataattttttaattatgtaattaaCTTAATCATAACCTTTATTATTACttttatactaaaaaaatatcaatttatattatttacatatttttttactactaataaataaataaatatttttactaTTATACTTATTATCCTAGATAATGACTTAAATTACTTATTTTGTATGTTAAATAATAtttgataattatttttttatttgaaataatttttttatgtaaatatatcaaacttttatatatactaagtgttataatattaaatagtatagtaTTTGCTATACCAATAACTTAAAATATTAATCCAAGATATATTTGGGTCTAATAAGACCTcaatgcaagcaagatcaactaaaATCCATTGTTAGGGTCCCAACTCCGACTTAGATTCATTACCTTAAATGCTCAACGCAGATGAAGTCCACGCGTCTCCTCTTAAATCAGCTAAGATTGGATCCCGTTGCTAGTTAGATATGGTAATGAGTACTCAGGGGAGCGTGAGAAACCCCTTCCTATCCCTCGctcctatttaaaaaaaaatgtcccGTTTCTTCTCTGTCATTGCAAGTTCCTGTTTAATTACCCCTTAGGAAACACAGATCTTCTCGGGTATCTACGAATATTCtttgaaaacttttgaaaaaaattaacacaaaaagacataatataataatcataaaataatcgattcaatataattcaacacaatttataacatattcgttatgaaaaataacatttcaaaaggaaaaaacataaaaatatattccaacataataacataacataattttttgggaTGATACTGAGCGACGTAGTGACGGACTTGAGAGGCagagaaagtgagttagagagagagaggatcgAGGCTGAGAATGAGTttggaagaaaaaggaagaatttGAATTGGAGGCAGAAATTAGGGTTACTAAATTTAAGAAatggatttatgtatatataaattaggataaattaataattttatattcgcatatatttaataggttttatgGGATAGGTACTTATGTCCATGTCTCCATTAGGGTGACAAACAGAAAAGTCCACCCTGTCTTGCCAAAAGTCCGCCATCTGGTGGGCTGGCCTGCCCCGCCTCGCTTAGTAAGGCGGTCCTGAATTTCTCTCCCACCCCTGCCTAGTGAGACGGTACTGAATTCCTCCCCCGCCTAACAGTAGTCTGGCGGGTTGACAGACCAAGCCCGCCaaatctcttttttttataaactattaaatattaaacaatatatataatttcacaataatttcaataaatttataatttctaaaaatataaaaaaaattataatttttaaattcacacacaataaagtctttataattataaatatgtaataaatataattataaaccaaatttattgaaataaaataacaaaaccaACATTGTCTAAAGCAAAATAAATATTGTccaaaattataattaaacatcttcaagtttataatcaatcaaacataaaacataatccaaaatataacttagaacattttcaattatcatcttcatcctcttgtagatcaataacattataaaaatttgtaaaaaaatggcCCTAACAAAATAAAAACTTGGCCCAGCGGAAAAGCCTGCCCTGCCCCGCCGAAGCCCGCCAAATCCCATGAATTAGGCGGTGCAGGGTACGCTGGCTTTTTAAGTTTAGCAGTCTTAAATTTCCAGCCCAACCCGCCTTTTGGGGGTGGGGGGTTATGCGGGCCAACCCGACGGGTTTCGACCCATTTACTGTTGGGTATATGGTAtgagaagatgacaaaatcttatatttgtgtagtgatttcaaggcacgattagatcgctttctttagagagatatttgtccccacacttagttgctataggaTTGATGACAATATTCTCCCAGGATACAATGAAacttaagaatttcttaattagcaatagtaagaaattctcaactctcttgaacaaagaaaatcttTTAATAGTTGAGTAAATTATACACTTAGTACTTCACCTTTGAAATAGTGGAtaaggacttatttatacatattgtacATAGAaattatgattagttacgtatacaaatagttgtgtcttttctattgccaatagatacaatattttgaacatacacaattcttaaagagttgtgtccctttagccaatagacacaatattttgaacatacacaatcattaaaaggttgtgtcccttcaaccaaatggtactaaacagttagtaaccgtttattaatattaataataatattaataataatatcaataatattaatcaaatttgtaaatacccttcaatcccccactatttacaaaatttaaatgtcatacaagtatatgcataaacaatgtgtcactaagattaaacattcttttagtgtaaattttaaagttCTAAAGAAGTAATAGGTGTCTAATCGATTAAACCTATACTCCATATGCTAGTACCAAAAATCACACACATTATTTATACCCTCCAAATTCAAGAGTTTACAATTTTAAGAACTTGTATGGCTTTGTGCTCATCCTGGTTTCATGAATATTTACGAGAATAAAACCTCTAAAATTCTCGATTAGAGTGGCACCACTCTTATATTCATATAGGTGGAATATTTTGatagataatattatcattccatTAAGAGTTTAAACTTACCCTCCTAATTTATTGTAAATAGCACTAAATCCTATACCTTAGTGCTCCAATTGCTAAATAACTTGTTATTAcctattaaattttgaaaatagtgGTCTACAAGAATAAGGTTGGGTTCCCATCATTTAGCAATAATATGTTTTAATCTCATTTTAGCAGtaatttctttgattttatccctTGACAAACCTTTAGTCAAAGGGTCTGCTAAATTTTCTTGAGATCTTACATAAGTGATGGTAATTACACCATCATCTATTAGTTGCCTCACAAATTCATGTCTCAAACTTATATGTCTAGACTTTCCATTATAAACCTTATTATATGCTCGAGACATGGTTGATTCACTATCACAGAAGATTGAAATGGCTGTCGTCTGCTATGGCCACAGCTTTATATCATATAACAAATTTCTTAACCATTTCGCTTCTTTACCTGCGACTGATAAAGCTACAAACTCAGCCTCCATAGTAGAATGTGTAATACATGTTTGTTTCTTTGAGGTCCAACTTATTGCTCCACCACATACGGTGAAAATTCATCTTGAAGTGGATTTGTTATCACTAAGATTTGTAATCCAACTTGCGTCGGAATAACCTTCTAAAACTGCGGGATAGTCACTATAATGTAATCCCAAGTTTATGATTTTCTTGAGATAACCAAGAACTCTTGTTATAGCTTTCCAATGTTGATTGCTAGGCTTTCCTGTAAACCTTGATAATTTACACACAGTAAATGCTATATCAGGTCTAGTACAATGCATTGCATACATTAAACTTCCTATAGCACTAGCATATTCTAATTGTGCTATAGGTCTTCCCATGTTTCCTTCTAATGATCATACGGCGTATTGGATTCTTTAATTGTAAGATGATCAAACTTTTCTAATACCTTTTTgatataatgagattgacttaaagtaaagccaacttcattcttatgcacctttatgcctaatattgtatcaacttcATTCAAATCCTTCATCTTGAATTTAGAAGTTAGATACTCCTTCGTTATacgaattccttctaaatttgttccgatgattaacatatcatcaacatataaacaaatgattactccataatctttagtaaattttgagtaaatacatttatccgcactattatgtgagaagccatttgagaacaccactgaatcaaacttctcatgccattgtttaggcgcttgttttagcccatacaaagacttaattaatttgcaaactttcttttcatttccGGGTAGTACATAGCCTTCCggttgctccatataaatttcttcATTAGGATCTCCATTTAGAAAAGCcattttaacatccatttgatgtatATGAAGCTTATGTATGGATGCTAATACTATAAGAGCCCTAATAGAAGTCATTCTTGCCACAGGTGCGTAGGTATCAAAATAGTCTAGACCTTCTTGTTGTCTAAACCCTTTGGCCACTAACCTTGCTTTAAAGGTTTGTAATGAACCATCAGTATTATACTTTTTTCTAAATACCCACTTACATCCTATAGGCTTTGATCCTGGAGGCAAATCAACCAAGACCCAAGTATTGTTAGATAATATTGAGTCCATTTCATCATTTATTGCTTCTTTCCAAAAGGCAGAATCCCTTGAAGCCATAGCCTCTTTGAATGTTTGAGGATCACCATCTATGTTCATAACAATAGGAATCTTGTTTGTTACAGAATTCCTAGTTCTTTCTACCAAAAAGGTGATAGCATGAGAAGAAATAAATATGGACCCaagtccttttcttttcttactctcaAGCTCTTCCTTGGTTCAATCAACTCTTTGTCGCTTAGacgtttattattttgattatttatttcttgtgAAATATTAGTATCATTTTAGGAATACTCTAAATTAGAagttgaatcattgataaatttattttcaataaattctacTTCTCTTGATTCAACAACTACATTAGACACTAAGTCTAAAATTCTATATGCTTTAGAATTTTGAGCATATCCTATAAAAGTGCCTTTTATGGCTCTTGGCCCCAATTTGGTTTTCTTTTGATCAGGAACTCGATAAAAGGCTAAACACCCCCACACtttaagataatttaaattaggtttccttcctttccaaatttcataaggAGAAACCTTTCTATGTCTTGATGGTATCCTATAATGGATATGACATGATGTCAATAATGCTTCACCCCACAAATTGTAAGGAAATTTTGTATTTAGTAACATTGAATTAACCATATCCACTAAGGTACGGTTTTTTCTTTTCGCCAAACCATTTTGTTGCGGAGTATATGGAGCAAAAGATTCATGCACAATACCATGTAATTCACAAAAGTGATCAAATTCATTAGAAAATATTCTCCACCTCGATCACTACGAagaacttttattttcttattatgcATATTTTCTACTTCCATTTTATATTTCTTAAACATTTCAAAAGCTTCATCTTTATTTCTAAGCAAATACACATAAGTAAATCTAgaacaatcatcaataaaagttatAAAGTATCTTTTTCCTCCTCTAATAATATTGCCATTTAGTTCACAAATATCACTATGAATCAACTCCAATAAATATGTATTTCTTTCAACTTTAAGAAAAAGTTTCTTAGTAATTTTGGATTATATGCAAATATCACATTTCTTATTAAAATCCTTGTTACTAAAATAATATAGTTATTCTTTTGTATATATTCAATTGATTTGTAATTTAAGTGTGCTAATCTACTATGCCATAAATCACAAGAATCAACAACATACAATGAAACATTCACTTTATTAATACTAAGTTTAAACATGCCTTCAGTACAATATCCTTTTCCTACGAATACATCATTCTTAAACAAGATCACTTTATCGGATTCCATTACAACTTTGAATCCTTTCTTATACAAGAGACTAACAGAAACTAAATTTTTTCTCAAATCTGGAACATGAAGTAcatttattaaacttaatttctttccagATGTAAAATTTAATTCCACAGTTCCTTGACCACAAACTTTGGCCGAGTTGTCATTGCCCATTAAGACCTCTCTATTGTTCACTtctttatatgttttgaattggttgcgATCATTACAAACGTGAACAGTAGCCCCTGAATTTAACCACCATTCAAGTGATTTTCCTTGTGTTGCTATGTTAATTTCTGTAACCATGCCAATATGCATGTTTTGTACTTTTTCTACAACCATAGCAATTAGATCCTTCTCTTCCACTAAGTTGGTCTTTGGTGCTTCCTTTTTCAGAAGTCTACATTCTTTGATATAGTGTCCTTTCTTGTGACAATGATAACACTCTCTTTGTCTCTTCTTATCTTGCTTTGAATCTTTAGAgaacttttttttcttcttattggtATTGTTTTCACCAATATGATTCACTTTAGAACTTTGAGAAAGATACACAGCATCACGTTTTCGAGTTTCCTCCTCTATACGTATATGCCTTAGTAATTTCTCAATTGTGAAGTTTTCACCAAGATGTAAAAGTTTCTTCCTATAACCATTCCAAGATGAAGgcaattttgaaataattgctCCAACTTGTAATGATTCAGAGATCACCACTTGTAGATCACGAAGTCTACTTACAAGGATttgtaattcatgaatttgatccaTGAGGGGAcatagtatcattcataataaattcaaaatatttcatcataataAACTTATATGTTCCTTGTCGTTCGGTATTGTACTtttcttccaaaaatttttaaatctctaatagtgattgaattgacatgtagAGATCATAGAGTCGGTCGGATAAAGTATTGAGAATATGACCTCGACATGCAAAAGTATATTCATcacgtttctttttcaattgaacaatcttttctttctcttccggtGTGGAATTTTCAGCGGCATC contains the following coding sequences:
- the LOC107632849 gene encoding probable CCR4-associated factor 1 homolog 11 → MKANVDALKIIQLGLTLPDEHGNLPDLGTNNRTHYIWQFNFRDFNLTRDIHAKDSVALLRSQGIDFACNAVAGVSSVHFAKLAAASGLLFNKALTWVTFHGAYDIGYLVKILNWGVLPTCLEEFLELVKELFGGNTYDVKHVIRFCNGLYGGLEKVADSLHVDRVAGKCHQAGSDSLLTCHTFHKIRESYFLANDDGFREYVNVFFGLEIAKV